In Trichoderma asperellum chromosome 1, complete sequence, a single window of DNA contains:
- a CDS encoding uncharacterized protein (EggNog:ENOG41), producing MTSLSLGHLPSLWRQHLLSEFAGLKQACPEGVFVSLTPGEPSLWSAVLFVRHGPYAPAVLRFQIMFPDAYPRAPPLVTFSTDIFHPLITPLTTHMYAASVESDKSTTERPKLPPGGFSLEHGFPEWFGGPERSEARSGQGRRSTSPSAVSTKSSKRKSLKPPPPPEKDLPRYMQTDRKTISTYSLLKYIRSTFDKAEVLDAVPLSAAGNPGAWHAWRTHRRKQEKVDDKKIYRLSRLSILSGDTTRETGSDRGDAAESDAKSITSSLATTVREPGEWNWDGVWEDRVKKGVASTLTESVLYGASGISDDMIHFLALEEGTIEAVKGNLRRTLDASA from the exons AtgacttctctctctttaggGCATCTTCCCTCGCTGTGGCGGCAGCACTTGCTGTCGGAATT CGCCGGATTGAAGCAAGCCTGCCCTGAAGGAGTGTTTGTCAGCCTGACTCCTGGAGAGCCGTCACTTTGGTCAGCAGTGCTTTTCGTTCGCCATG GCCCGTATGCTCCGGCTGTTCTTCGATTCCAAATTATGTTTCCCGATGCATACCCTCGAGCTCCACCTCTGGTTACGTTCTCGACGGACATTTTCCACCCGCTCATCACTCCCTTGACGACGCACATGTACGCTGCAAGCGTTGAAAGCGATAAAAGCACTACAGAGAGACCAAAGCTGCCCCCTGGCGGCTTTAGCCTGGAGCATGGCTTTCCAGAGTGGTTTGGCGGCCCCGAACGATCAGAAGCTAGAAGTGGCCAGGGTCGAAGGAGTACATCGCCATCAGCAGTGTCAACAAAATCGTCGAAGCGCAAAAGTCTCaagccaccgccgcctcccGAAAAGGACTTGCCGCGGTATATGCAAACAGACCGGAAGACTATATCGACTTACTCCCTATTAAAGTACATTCGAAGCACGTTTGATAAAGCAGAGGTTCTCGATGCGGTACCTCTTTCTGCTGCCGGAAATCCAGGAGCTTGGCATGCGTGGCGCACGCATCGGCGCAAACAAGAGAAAGTCGATGACAAAAAGATATATAGATTGAGTCGACTCAGCATATTGAGTGGTGACACAACCAGAGAGACTGGCAGTGATCGAGGAGACGCGGCCGAATCTGATGCCAAGAGTATAACGTCGTCCCTGGCCACGACAGTTCGCGAGCCTGGAGAATGGAACTGGGATGGTGTTTGGGAGGATAGAGTGAAGAAGGGAGTAGCCTCTACTTTGACCGAGTCGGTCCTGTATGGCGCATCGGGAATATCCGACGATATG ATTCATTTCCTGGCACTGGAAGAAGGAACCATTGAGGCTGTAAAGGGAAATCTGCGTCGAACCTTGGATGCCTCGGCATGA
- a CDS encoding uncharacterized protein (EggNog:ENOG41~SECRETED:SignalP(1-20)), with protein sequence MFVGSSVLLLVQVVLQPKTALPSPRQHKHSRQTSEELMEDLQLQLGDSIMEYVSIHVSYSHSAFPLQRAATGATEVFTLQTRLVTKAEATIKLHNVLSPWSPHPIPTRDRLFSVIESHWGPQKASEIMQQIVAQHPIPAPKLKKIRSKGHEQKLSEKHLNYSDLPTIPLRYMSLQEERPTVLKSSPSLHSVRENRVSYDSGIGMKGASGREVSEARKCSKEENDISLRGRWSVSPDATLRVLTPALRNNSRSHHNEVEDYKSNMGKNKKHGIAGDVKGKKDSGIWAWATWF encoded by the coding sequence ATGTTTGTCGGATCAAGCGTTCTTCTCCTCGTCCAAGTCGTACTCCAGCCTAAGACAGCATTGCCGTCTCCAAGGCAGCACAAACACTCCAGACAAACCTCAGAAGAATTGATGGAGGATCTCCAGCTGCAACTAGGAGACTCTATCATGGAGTATGTGAGCATTCATGTGTCCTACTCACACTCCGCGTTCCCTCTCCAACGTGCTGCGACGGGGGCGACTGAGGTATTTACATTGCAGACCAGGTTAGTAACAAAAGCAGAGGCAACTATCAAGCTGCATAATGTCCTTTCTCCGTGGTCTCCTCACCCGATACCGACCAGAGATCGCCTATTCTCTGTGATTGAGAGCCATTGGGGACCCCAAAAAGCATCTGAAATAATGCAACAGATCGTAGCCCAACATCCTATCCCAGCTccaaagcttaaaaaaatacgaTCAAAGGGGCATGAGCAGAAACTATCAGAAAAGCATCTGAATTACTCTGATCTACCAACCATTCCTCTGAGGTACATGAGCTTACAAGAGGAGCGGCCAACGGTACTGAAATCGAGTCCGTCACTGCATTCGGTACGGGAAAACAGAGTCTCGTATGACTCAGGAATTGGAATGAAAGGGGCATCCGGCAGAGAAGTTTCTGAAGCTAGAAAATgcagcaaagaggaaaacgACATTTCTTTACGTGGAAGATGGTCCGTTTCACCTGATGCTACTCTCAGAGTTTTGACGCCAGCCCTGAGGAACAACAGCCGCAGTCACCACAATGAAGTTGAAGATTATAAGAGCAATATGGGCAAAAATAAGAAACACGGAATTGCGGGAGATGTtaagggaaagaaagattCTGGTATTTGGGCGTGGGCAACATGGTTTTAG
- a CDS encoding uncharacterized protein (EggNog:ENOG41) encodes MLSSLHPLVEQERLLDVLLAHDGSVSQASASLKSFRPGMKKNGTIGFQQSLRQYAKPSQDAPQSSPKKKTKKGSTLHLYDPKDVAENTPCTIIHNFLPAELADDLLYELLNEAKTFAPITFKLFENVVTSPHTSCLFLESYEKIQEQKHDYYYNGGMLDDVRQLTPTLAKVKPIVQETVNEQIESRIKTCYPGGKKLKHQPSKPWAPNAAFVNCYDGAQQSVGWHSDHLTYLGPRAVIGSISLGVAREFRVRKILPRDAETKRPDDADGEGQISIHLPHNSLLVMHAEMQEDWKHSISPALSIDPHPMAGNKRINITYRDYRAEMHPSLTPRCRCNVPCVLRVVQRKKDNHGKYFWMCYANAIPDKEGCTFFEWAEFDDEGVPIRKKGTAKPP; translated from the exons ATGCTATCCTCTCTACATCCCCTTGTTGAACAGGAAAGGCTTTTGGATGTCCTCTTAGCCCACGATGGCTCCGTTAGTCAGGCGTCGGCATCTCTCAAATCTTTTCGTCCcgggatgaagaagaatggtACTATAGGATTCCAGCAGTCTCTAAGACAGTACGCAAAACCTAGCCAAGATGCACCTCAGTCGTCAcctaagaagaagacaaaaaaaggtaGCACGCTACATCTGTACGATCCAAAGGATGTTGCAGAGAACACACCATGCACCATTATCCACAATTTCCTCCCAGCTGAATTAGCAGATGATCTCTTATACGAGTTATTGAACGAGGCGAAAACGTTTGCGCCAATCACATTCAAACTGTTTGAGAATGTCGTGACTAGCCCACACACATCGTGCCTATTTCTCGAATCCTATGAGAAAATCCAAGAGCAAAAACACGACTATTATTACAATGGGGGCATGCTTGAT GATGTGCGCCAGCTCACGCCAACACTTGCTAAAGTGAAGCCGATTGTCCAAGAGACTGTCAACGAACAAATTGAATCCCGCATAAAGACTTGTTACCCTGGAGGCAAAAAATTGAAACACCAACCATCCAAACCATGGGCGCCGAATGCTGCGTTCGTCAACTGCTACGACGGCGCACAGCAGAGCGTAGGGTGGCACAGTGACCATCTTACATACCTAGGTCCTCGTGCTGTCATCGGATCCATCTCCCTAGGTGTAGCACGGGAATTTCGTGTCCGTAAGATTTTACCTCGAGATGCAGAAACAAAGCGTCCAGACGATGCAGATGGCGAGGGTCAAATATCAATACACCTACCACATAACTCCCTCCTTGTGATGCACGCAGAGATGCAAGAAGACTGGAAGCATTCCATCTCACCTGCCCTGTCCATTGATCCACATCCAATGGCTGGGAACAAACGCATTAATATCACGTATCGAGATTATCGGGCAGAGATGCATCCGTCACTCACCCCGAGATGCCGCTGCAATGTCCCTTGCGTGCTCCGAGTGGTACAGCGAAAGAAAGACAACCACGGAAAATACTTTTGGATGTGCTATGCAAACGCTATTCCTGACAAAGAGGGGTGTACGTTCTTTGAATGGGCTGAATTTGATGACGAAGGAGTCCCTATTCGCAAAAAAGGAACGGCGAAGCCGCCTTAA
- a CDS encoding uncharacterized protein (EggNog:ENOG41), whose amino-acid sequence MTAMRGPRLQVGSAAWVGEERASALQIVQSEVEEFSYSAHNEIEWLNEHMAAILNENEVNITEAFKTPGKLRGKPPHTARKVNAVESRMPLSDVFAAASPSISKNQNSAQTSRFHPTPQLHQVASKTVPIAKPASPQRHVFSPQRPPPTRGMQDSGYYGSQDFAATDPSDDAEPEELEEAEDIASPYSDIVLPPGGSSIRRKPARNPVSISHTKSFQTTRENLPTRALPNVPSDATQDEPESSKESDVDDPYSGAPITSPAPSPRKLPMPPKQPDEPSEDDHSASEGSSPIRPVVRKSSLNFASLPAREPLNSGKSLGARQSRNSHFDTGNSSRTSYYQRQTGGKSLGNLAKRDLVEEENPSGMEVDGKNFPPVHDASETEKPGMNHTKTYTQRLQDQISMLSKPQGSFGQTKQTPNASVAQQTTTQVQPVASPKQTSAEKEPISTTPRASPEDDDDDWIGPPTAVKDNTDIRPLLTKSHTADIMEGIQDKADDYSPQANDQIPHGFFHHSKTSSVSNAPTASAALMRETVPLAKAISTSSLVASQDDMADTPSKSLPRNFRDSPLKQVKNKLSSILKGSRGLLASNAEGKSLTSPSLTRLAFHAGQSSESVVMKHQDIEYQSTEPASPAKPIARRTRASTEREKEQKRRENEVKRMEEQMDKLDKAREKEREKARAFTQEQEKVATMEKEIASRKQDERLAIKATPNSIKRNQPSPRKMRMDEEPEWRQADRDTDMSDAQPPMPPPSSTKPTLPGQAARGKDNKRPVKPTKDLTAKAKGPPTVIRVNTGSQHSQYAPAGSRVSTASHDTLNSTHSTASSKTSKSSYQAKSATQTFKAPPSASRSKAAELAARKREQDEKESQRRRDAKAEMERKRIAAQEEQRKQDQQRRLEMERQRQQEEEKKSVQRQAAIEKAKQTRAPPPAVRSQPNGPPDATLAQQKPVSSKAEGHPARPPSRLAGMRDESSRPFNSILSNAAKAGAKRTLGAETSDNNYSRPPPSRGGPAYQTKDSKRRRTSEHDDDELGAENPPNIKGPPVRPSTGFKKDLPTKSAFQNGYGAAPHSATRDLFKAAVTAQHNSHMKAAHPLDMAQISKGPIPFAPSLNAAGSSFKTPARPGQLVNPKSSVKRSSPRLQTGDSIELPEIQTDDEDDEDESHGMNVAAWADSPDLRQALMRQETMDPSQIFGPPAPLIMEEVFSKSKDKWHKFRQRTSSANWSGLDRLTEDDIRKDMVARNKLRRDGGWSYEMSKDML is encoded by the exons ATGACTGCAATGCGAGGCCCGCGTCTCCAGGTCGGGTCTGCGGCCTGGGTCGGCGAAGAACGAGCATCTGCGCTGCAGATTGTGCAATCTGAAGTAGAGGAATTCTCTTACTCTGCTCACAATGAAATTGAGTGGCTTAATGAGCACATGGCCGCAATTTTGAACGAGAACGAAGT TAATATCACAGAAGCATTTAAAACTCCAGGAAAGCTTAGGGGCAAACCCCCCCATACGGCTCGAAAAGTTAATGCAGTAGAATCCCGAATG CCTCTCTCCGACGtctttgcagcagcatcgccaaGCATCTCGAAAAATCAAAACTCGGCTCAAACCAGCCGGTTCCATCCTACCCCCCAACTGCATCAAGTCGCGTCGAAGACGGTACCGATAGCCAAACCTGCCTCCCCACAACGACATGTATTCTCTCCTCAACGACCTCCCCCTACCCGAGGAATGCAGGACTCTGGTTATTATGGGAGCCAGGATTTTGCTGCCACGGATCCGAGTGACGACGCCGAACCCGAGGAACtcgaagaagctgaagacaTTGCAAGTCCCTATAGCGATATTGTATTGCCGCCCGGTGGATCTTCAATAAGACGAAAACCAGCTCGAAACCCGGTTTCAATATCACATACAAAGTCCTTTCAAACGACAAGAGAAAATCTCCCAACGCGTGCTCTGCCAAACGTACCATCCGATGCTACTCAAGACGAGCCAGAGTCATCCAAAGAGTCAGATGTGGACGATCCGTATTCCGGGGCACCTATAACATCCCCAGCTCCGTCTCCCAGAAAGCTACCCATGCCCCCTAAGCAGCCTGATGAACCATCGGAAGATGATCATTCTGCATCTGAAGGATCAAGCCCAATCAGGCCTGTTGTTCGAAAGAGTAGCTTAAACTTTGCTTCTTTACCAGCTAGAGAGCCACTTAACTCGGGCAAGAGTTTGGGGGCGAGACAGTCCCGGAACAGTCATTTCGATACTGGCAATAGTAGCAGAACTAGCTACTACCAAAGACAAACTGGCGGCAAAAGCCTCGGAAATCTTGCCAAGCGCGAcctggttgaagaagagaatccTAGTGGTATGGAGGTAGACGGAAAAAACTTTCCACCTGTCCACGATGCTTCTGAAACAGAAAAACCAGGCATGAATCATACAAAGACATATACGCAAAGATTACAGGATCAAATCAGCATGTTAAGTAAACCTCAAGGCAGCTTTGGACAAACTAAGCAGACACCGAATGCGTCGGTAGCGCAGCAAACCACTACACAGGTACAACCCGTTGCGAGCCCAAAGCAGACTTCTGCTGAGAAAGAGCCGATCTCCACGACGCCACGAGCTTCtcccgaagacgacgatgacgattgGATTGGGCCGCCGACCGCGGTCAAGGACAATACGGACATACGGCCACTGTTGACCAAAAGCCATACAGCTGACATTATGGAAGGCATTCAAGACAAGGCAGATGACTACTCACCCCAAGCTAATGATCAAATACCACATGGCTTTTTCCATCACTCAAAGACATCATCTGTCTCCAATGCACCTACTGCTTCCGCTGCCCTCATGAGAGAAACCGTCCCTCTTGCAAAGGCGATTTCAACTTCCAGTTTAGTAGCATCGCAAGATGATATGGCTGACACTCCCTCCAAATCACTCCCGCGAAACTTCCGCGATAGTCCTCTAAAGCAGGTCAAGAATAAGCTTTCGTCTATTTTGAAAGGCTCTCGCGGCCTTCTTGCTAGCAATGCGGAAGGAAAATCCTTAACGTCGCCTTCTCTTACCCGCTTAGCCTTCCATGCTGGGCAATCTTCTGAATCGGTTGTCATGAAGCACCAGGATATTGAATATCAATCAACTGAACCTGCGAGCCCAGCAAAACCGATTGCGCGTCGTACAAGGGCTTCTACAGAACGTGAAAAGGAACAAAAACGCCGCGAGAACGAAGTTAAACGCATGGAAGAGCAGATGGATAAGCTTGACAAGGCACGCGAAAAGGAGCGTGAAAAGGCTCGAGCATTTACCCAGGAGCAAGAGAAGGTTGCTACCatggaaaaggaaattgCTTCCAGGAAACAAGACGAGCGACTGGCGATCAAGGCAACTCCTAACTCGATAAAGAGAAACCAACCCAGCCCTCGCAAGAtgagaatggatgaagaaCCAGAATGGAGGCAGGCCGATCGAGATACTGACATGTCTGACGCTCAACCTCCCATGCCCCCGCCGTCCTCTACCAAGCCTACTCTTCCCGGCCAAGCAGCACGTGGCAAGGATAATAAGCGGCCAGTGAAACCTACTAAAGATTTGACCGCAAAAGCCAAAGGACCCCCTACTGTTATTAGGGTTAATACCGGCTCACAGCACTCACAATATGCCCCTGCTGGAAGCCGAGTATCTACCGCGTCTCACGATACCTTGAACTCTACTCATTCGACTGCGTCGTCGAAGACCAGCAAGTCATCTTACCAAGCCAAATCTGCGACACAAACCTTCAAAGCGCCTCCCTCTGCTAGCCGATCTAAAGCCGCGGAATTAGCCGCTagaaagagagaacaagATGAGAAAGAATCTCAAAGACGACGCGATGCCAAGGCTgaaatggagagaaagagaattgCAGCACAAGAGGAACAACGAAAACAAGATCAACAGCGGCGCCTTGAAATGGAGCGACAAAGGCaacaggaggaagagaaaaagtctGTTCAACGTCAGGCTGCCATTGAAAAGGCCAAGCAGACAAGAGCGCCGCCTCCGGCGGTACGATCGCAGCCAAACGGTCCACCAGATGCAACTTTGGCTCAACAAAAACCGGTGTCCTCAAAAGCTGAGGGCCACCCTGCTCGGCCACCATCACGACTAGCCGGCATGCGTGATGAGTCTAGCAGGCCATTCAATTCCATCCTATCAAATGCCGCCAAGGCGGGCGCGAAACGGACTCTGGGGGCAGAGACGAGCGACAACAACTATTCAAGGCCCCCTCCCTCGCGAGGCGGACCGGCCTATCAGACTAAGGATTCTAAGAGACGCCGAACTAGCGAacacgatgatgatgagctggGTGCGGAAAATCCCCCCAACATCAAAGGCCCGCCAGTGAGGCCGTCAACAGGATTTAAAAAG GATCTACCAACGAAGTCTGCCTTCCAAAATGGATACGGGGCTGCACCACATAGTGCCACTCGAGATCTATTCAAGGCCGCCGTCACAGCTCAACACAATAGTCACATGAAGGCCGCCCATCCTCTAGATATGGCGCAAATCTCAAAGGGACCGATCCCTTTTGCGCCTAGCTTGAACGCTGCTGGGTCTTCATTTAAAACTCCAGCTCGGCCTGGGCAGCTTGTGAATCCCAAGTCGAGCGTGAAGAGGTCTTCACCACGGCTTCAGACCGGCGATTCTATTGAGCTTCCAGAAATTCAGacggatgacgaagatgacgaagacgaatcTCATGGAATGAATGTGGCTGCCTGGGCTGATTCTCCTGATTTGCGTCAGGCTCTCATGAGGCAAGAGACGATGGACCCATCTCAGATCTTTGGCCCGCCAGCACCCTTGATCATGGAAGAAGTTTTCAGCAAGAGCAAAGACAAGTGGCACAAATTCCGCCAAAGGACATCCAGTGCCAACTGGAGCGGTCTGGATCGTCTGACTGAGGACGATATTAGAAAGGACATGGTGGCTCGTAACAAGCTGCGGCGAGACGGAGGATGGTCTTATGAAATGAGCAAAGATATGCTATAG
- a CDS encoding uncharacterized protein (BUSCO:EOG092D08FO): MRVIEVIIDGFKSYAVRTVISGWDESFNSITGLNGSGKSNILDSICFVLGITNMSTVRAQNLQDLIYKRGQAGVTKASVTIVFDNRDKKKSPIGFEEYATISVTRQIVLGGTSKYLINGHRAQQQTVQNLFQSVQLNINNPNFLIMQGRITKVLNMKPVEILAMIEEAAGTRMFEDRRDKALKTMAKKETKLQELSELLRDEIEPKLEKLRGEKRAFLDFQQTQNDLERLSRVVVAYDYTKCQEKLKQSAADLEAKKLRHKSLEDSAVRLRNEISHLEEDVKRIRSQRDKELKKGGKAQGLEDKVKKYSNELVRLTTVMDLKKASLGEETEKKAAVMRTVSELEASLQDKTATFDNVKAKYEAAKDGLAKQVKEVESKEELLQTLQTGVASREGQENGYQGQLQEAKNRVTTAATTQEQAKIKIAHLQSRVREEEPRARKAKEQNAQLLRDLDGLKLQGQKLERELNKLGLEPGQEEAMYKEESSLQQTVRSLRQDCDSLKRKVANIDFNYADPVPNFDRSKVKGLVAQLFTIDQDKLRAGTALEICAGGRLYNVVVDSEVTGTQLLQKGRLRKRVTIIPLNKISAFRASAQSIATAQNLAPGKVDLALTLVGYDEEVASAMEYVFGNTLICADAETAKRVTFHPNVRMRSITLEGDSYDPSGTLSGGSSPNSSGVLVTLQKLNTLTRQLNEAEKSLKDIQILIAREKSKLDQARQIQQGLDLKKHEIKLAEDQIGGNSSSSIIQEIENWKATIAELQESISDARTRQAEASADIKRIEKDMKDFDNNKDAKLVELQKSLDKLRGSLDKNSAAVKTLQKELQGAQLDLEQVGGDLSAAREQLQEVEVAIKAQQQDIEELSKQQAKVAETHDTAQAELEDERAKLHQFDDELRALEEATRSKKARITEEGLEMQKLGHQIEKFHKEQQSAGENVARLEAEYEWIQDEKDHFGRGGTPYDFQQHNIAECKSTLRNLTERFQGMKKKINPKVMNMIDSVEKKEISLKQMIKTVIRDKRKIEETIVSLDEYKKKALQETWEKVNGDFGQIFSDLLPGGSFAKLDPPEGKTISDGLEVKVCLGKVWKQSLTELSGGQRSLVALSLIMALLQFKPAPMYILDEVDAALDLSHTQNIGRLIKTRFKGSQFIVVSLKDGMFQNANRIFRTRFSEGTSMVQALTPADLK, from the exons ATGAGGGTGATAGAAGTGATTATCGAC GGCTTCAAGTCGTATGCCGTGCGAACAGTGATATCGGGATG GGACGAGAGCTTCAATTCTATTACCGGCCTGAACGGTAGCGGGAAGTCAAATATCCTCGACTCAATATGTTTCGTTCTCGGAATCACAAATATGTCCACGGTGCGGGCGCAGAATCTCCAA gatcttatatataaaagaggTCAAGCGGGTGTCACAAAAGCTAGCGTTACGATCGTCTTCGACAATAGAGATAAAAAGAAGTCGCCCATAGGATTCGAAGAGTATGCTACGATCAGCGTAACTCGCCAGATCGTACTTGGCGGCACGTCCAAGTATCTGATCAATGGTCACCGTGCACAGCAGCAGACGGTTCAGAACCTCTTCCAATCTGTCCAACTGAATATCAACAATCCAAATTTTCTTATCATGCAGGGCCGCATTACCAAAGTTCTCAACATGAAGCCTGTCGAAATTTTAGCCATGATTGAAGAGGCGGCGGGTACGAGAATGTTTGAGGACAGGCGAGACAAAGCTTTGAAGACAATggcgaagaaagaaacgaagCTCCAAGAGCTAAGCGAGCTACTAAGGGACGAGATCGAGCCCAAGCTAGAGAAGCTtcgaggagagaagagggcgTTCTTGGATTTCCAACAAACTCAGAATGACCTAGAGCGGCTCTCTCGCGTTGTTGTAGCATACGACTACACAAAATGTCAAGAAAAGCTGAAGCAGTCTGCGGCTGATCTTGAAGCTAAAAAGCTGCGACATAAGAGCCTCGAAGACTCTGCTGTTCGTCTCCGTAATGAGATATCACATCTAGAAGAAGATGTCAAAAGAATACGGTCCCAGCGGGATAAGGAGCTCAAAAAGGGTGGTAAGGCACAAGGTCTCGAAGATAAGGTCAAAAAATACTCCAATGAGTTAGTTCGACTTACAACGGTCATGGACCTAAAGAAGGCGAGTTTGGGGGAGGAAACAGAGAAAAAAGCAGCCGTTATGAGAACAGTATCAGAACTGGAGGCTTCTCTACAAGATAAGACAGCTACGTTCGACAATGTCAAAGCAAAATACGAAGCAGCAAAGGATGGCTTGGCAAAGCAGGTCAAGGAAGTTGAGTCTAAAGAAGAACTTTTGCAAACTCTACAAACAGGAGTAGCTTCCAGGGAGGGGCAAGAAAACGGATATCAGGGCCAACTCCAAGAGGCAAAGAATCGCGTTACCACTGCAGCAACTACTCAGGAGCAGGCAAAGATCAAGATTGCCCACTTGCAAAGCCGAGTCAGAGAGGAGGAACCTCGAGCCCGAAAAGCCAAGGAGCAGAATGCACAACTCCTTCGCGACCTAGATGGTTTGAAGCTACAGGGCCAGAAGCTGGAAAGAGAGCTGAATAAGCTCGGCCTTGAGCCTGGCCAGGAAGAGGCAATGTACAAGGAAGAGTCTAGCCTGCAGCAAACTGTCCGAAGTCTGCGGCAAGACTGCGATAGCCTGAAACGGAAAGTTGCCAACATTGATTTCAACTATGCCGACCCTGTTCCCAACTTTGACAGATCAAAGGTCAAAGGCCTCGTTGCTCAATTGTTCACAATTGATCAAGATAAACTAAGAGCTGGAACAGCTTTAGAAATATGTGCTGGTGGACGACTATACAACGTTGTAGTTGATTCGGAGGTGACAGGCACGCAGCTGCTTCAAAAAGGCAGACTGAGAAAGCGGGTGACAATTATTCCTCTTAACAAAATCTCCGCTTTTAGAGCATCAGCTCAAAGCATCGCGACTGCACAGAATCTCGCGCCCGGAAAAGTCGATCTCGCCCTCACACTGGTTGGCTACGATGAGGAGGTGGCCTCTGCAATGGAATACGTTTTTGGCAACACGCTAATCTGCGCAGATGCCGAAACAGCGAAAAGGGTCACCTTTCATCCTAATGTGAGAATGCGAAGTATTACACTCGAAGGAGACTCCTATGACCCTTCGGGAACTCTTTCAGGCGGCAGCTCTCCAAACTCCAGTGGCGTTTTGGTGACTTTACAGAAGCTTAACACTCTTACCCGACAGCTGAATGAGGCTGAAAAATCATTAAAGGACATCCAAATCTTGATTGCCAGGGAGAAATCCAAGCTAGATCAAGCCCGCCAGATCCAGCAAGGTTTGGACCTGAAGAAACATGAGATCAAGCTGGCAGAGGATCAGATTGGCGGAaactcgtcttcgtcaatcATTCAAGAAATTGAAAATTGGAAAGCCACCATTGCTGAGCTGCAAGAGAGCATATCGGATGCCAGAACCCGCCAGGCTGAGGCCAGTGCGGATATCAAGCGCATTGAAAAAGACATGAAAGATTTTGACAATAACAAGGATGCCAAACTAGTAGAACTGCAAAAATCTCTGGATAAATTGAGGGGAAGTCTCGACAAGAATTCTGCCGCAGTCAAGACCTTGCAAAAAGAACTACAAGGTGCTCAACTGGACTTGGAGCAAGTGGGAGGTGATTTATCTGCTGCACGGgagcagcttcaagaggTAGAGGTGGCCATcaaggctcagcagcaagataTTGAAGAGTTATCAAAACAGCAGGCCAAAGTAGCAGAGACACATGACACCGCGCAGGCCGAACTTGAGGATGAAAGAGCCAAGCTACATCAATTCGACGATGAGCTTCGAGCCTTGGAGGAGGCCACACGCTCAAAGAAGGCTCGTATTACGGAAGAAggcttggagatgcagaAGCTTGGTCACCAAATTGAGAAATTCCACAAGGAGCAACAATCTGCAGGAGAGAATGTTGCTCGACTCGAGGCCGAATACGAATGGATTCAGGATGAGAAGGACCATTTCGGCCGCGGCGGGACGCCCTACGACTTCCAGCAGCATAATATAGCGGAGTGCAAGTCAACACTACGGAATCTGACAGAGAGATTCCAaggaatgaagaagaagatcaaTCCCAAGGTGATGAATATGATCGACAGtgttgagaagaaggaaatctCACTCAAACAAATGATAAAGACTGTCATTCGAGACAAGAGGAAAATTGAGGAGACCATTGTCAGTTTGGATGAGTATAAAAAGAAGGCTCTACAAGAGACATGGGAGAAGGTCAATGGCGATTTTGGCCAGATCTTCTCTGATCTTCTTCCTGGAGGTAGTTTCGCAAAGCTAGATCCTCCAGAGGGTAAGACGATCAGTGATGGTCTTGAAGTGAAAGTTTGCTTGGGCAAGGTGTGGAAGCAAAGTCTGACGGAACTAAGTGGTGGCCAGAG GTCACTTGTCGCACTTTCACTCATCATGGCTCTATTACAATTCAAGCCTGCGCCAATGTACATCCTTGACGAGGTTGACGCCGCTCTCGATCTTTCTCACACACAAAACATTGGACGTCTCATCAAGACGCGCTTCAAGGGCTCACAATTCATTGTTGTGAGTCTAAAGGACGGCATGTTCCAGAACGCCAACCGCATCTTCCGTACCCGCTTCAGTGAAGGAACGAGTATGGTTCAGGCACTCACGCCCGCGGACTTGAAGTAA